A section of the Trichocoleus sp. genome encodes:
- a CDS encoding glycosyltransferase family 2 protein, translating to MPNPQISAIICTHNREAYLGKAIDSLLAQAFAGEFEVIVVDNASTDRTREVVESRSHPCLRYCYEPITGLSVARNTGAKAAQSPILAYLDDDAVASPTWLQVLWDAYQQNEKLAIAGGKVTLLWASGTIRPWWLSEGLTGNLGAYDLGNEVINIDRPGLTPRGLNYSIRRTFLEQVGGFDLNLGRVGKSLLSNEELRMTELALEQGWQVTYLPQALVAHHVAPDRLYPTWFLSRGWWQGISECYREQIAGCAGIAQLTRGSERLLRGLYQSLKNLPNPAQSFDNFTYAYGQIGYLKAAIQGMLSGKEER from the coding sequence ATGCCCAATCCGCAGATCTCAGCAATTATCTGCACCCATAACCGCGAGGCTTACCTGGGAAAAGCGATCGATAGCCTGCTCGCTCAAGCTTTTGCGGGAGAATTTGAGGTGATTGTCGTTGATAATGCCTCAACCGATCGCACCCGTGAAGTGGTTGAATCTCGTTCCCATCCTTGCCTGCGCTACTGCTATGAACCCATCACCGGGCTCTCCGTTGCCCGCAACACTGGCGCGAAAGCCGCTCAAAGCCCTATTCTTGCCTACCTGGATGATGATGCTGTTGCTAGTCCTACTTGGCTCCAAGTCCTCTGGGATGCTTATCAACAAAATGAGAAGCTGGCAATTGCAGGCGGAAAGGTGACGCTGCTGTGGGCATCTGGAACGATTCGCCCCTGGTGGCTCTCAGAAGGATTAACCGGAAACTTAGGCGCGTATGACTTGGGTAATGAAGTGATCAACATCGATCGCCCTGGTCTGACCCCGCGAGGCTTAAACTACTCGATTCGGCGCACTTTTCTAGAACAGGTCGGCGGATTTGATTTGAACCTGGGTCGTGTTGGCAAGTCGCTCCTGTCAAACGAAGAACTCCGCATGACTGAACTCGCCTTAGAGCAAGGCTGGCAAGTTACCTATCTGCCGCAGGCTCTGGTCGCTCATCATGTTGCCCCCGATCGTCTCTACCCTACCTGGTTTCTCAGCCGCGGTTGGTGGCAGGGGATTAGTGAGTGCTATCGCGAGCAGATTGCTGGATGCGCGGGAATTGCCCAACTGACCAGAGGCAGCGAACGTCTGCTGCGCGGGCTCTATCAATCGCTCAAAAATCTCCCTAATCCTGCACAAAGTTTCGACAACTTTACCTACGCCTATGGGCAAATTGGGTATTTGAAAGCCGCGATTCAGGGAATGCTAAGTGGGAAGGAGGAAAGATGA
- a CDS encoding glycosyltransferase family 2 protein: MSLPISVLIPAKNEQENLSACLASVARADQVFVVDSQSNDRTVEIAERYGAEVVQFHFNGRWPKKKNWSLENLPFRNEWVLIVDCDERITPELWDEIELAIQNSEFNGYYLNRRVYFLGQWIRYGGKYPDWNLRLFRHAQGRYENLHTEEIRNTGDNEVHEHVLLDGKVGYLQNDMLHIDFRDIFHWLERHNRYSNWEARVYYNLLTGMGESGTIGANLLGDAVQRKRFLKKIWVRLPFKPLLRFLLCYVIRLGFLDGKAGYIYARLLSQYEYQIGVKLHELQHGGRLNQITLSSPIAEPIAQADS, translated from the coding sequence ATGTCTCTTCCTATCTCTGTTCTCATTCCAGCGAAAAACGAACAAGAAAATCTCTCTGCTTGTCTTGCGAGTGTCGCAAGGGCAGATCAGGTGTTTGTGGTGGATTCTCAGAGCAACGATCGCACCGTTGAAATTGCCGAGCGATATGGAGCAGAAGTCGTCCAGTTTCATTTCAATGGACGCTGGCCCAAAAAGAAAAATTGGTCGCTCGAAAATCTGCCCTTCCGCAACGAGTGGGTGTTAATTGTCGATTGCGATGAGCGCATTACACCGGAGCTATGGGATGAGATTGAACTGGCAATTCAAAATTCTGAATTTAATGGCTATTACCTGAATCGGCGGGTTTACTTTTTAGGGCAGTGGATTCGCTATGGCGGCAAGTATCCCGACTGGAATCTGCGCCTGTTTCGCCACGCTCAAGGACGCTACGAGAATCTTCATACTGAGGAAATCCGCAACACCGGAGATAACGAAGTTCATGAGCATGTTTTGCTAGACGGTAAGGTTGGTTATTTGCAGAATGACATGCTGCACATTGACTTCCGCGATATCTTTCACTGGCTGGAACGCCACAACCGCTATTCCAACTGGGAAGCCAGAGTGTATTACAACCTGCTAACTGGCATGGGGGAAAGTGGAACGATCGGCGCAAACTTGTTGGGTGACGCAGTCCAACGCAAACGGTTTTTGAAAAAGATCTGGGTACGATTGCCTTTCAAACCGCTACTGCGATTTTTGCTCTGCTATGTCATTCGCTTGGGCTTTTTGGATGGCAAAGCTGGATATATCTATGCCCGTCTCCTGAGCCAATATGAATATCAGATTGGGGTCAAGCTCCACGAACTTCAGCATGGTGGACGCCTGAATCAAATCACGCTATCCAGCCCGATCGCTGAACCCATTGCTCAAGCTGATTCTTAA